From a single Daphnia pulex isolate KAP4 chromosome 2, ASM2113471v1 genomic region:
- the LOC124206361 gene encoding uncharacterized protein LOC124206361 has protein sequence MCRILLTTNPTYANTKSVVDKQFTARILFTTKPTYTNISTTCWHILEYQLITTVLIHRKLSSTYIIWNCIWSSPPPIQLQVKRDFGFLKKATIKFMTQNTVDN, from the exons ATGTGCAG AATCTTATTAACTACAAATCCAACATATGCAAACACCAAGTCAGTAGTTGACAAACAATTTACTGCCAG aatCTTATTCACTACCAAGCCAACATATACAAACATCAGCACAACATGCTGGCACATCCTGGAATACCAATTGATTACGACTGTGTTGATTCACAGGAAGCTCTCGTCAACATATATAATTTGGAATTGTATTTGGAGTTCACCACCCCCGATACAACTACAG GTCAAACGAGATTTTGGGTTTCTGAAGAAGGCTACAATCAAATTTATGACGCAGAACACGGTGGACAACTAA